The following are encoded in a window of Numida meleagris isolate 19003 breed g44 Domestic line chromosome 13, NumMel1.0, whole genome shotgun sequence genomic DNA:
- the CDIP1 gene encoding cell death-inducing p53-target protein 1 isoform X1, with translation MSNDPPPPYPGGPSAPPIEEKHGPPPATDGVSPVMVQPQGAPIPPPEFGPPPYEPPQPGFMPPHMPTDSSGPYVPPAGYYPPPGPHPPMGYYPAPGHYPPPGGHTATVLVPSGTATTVTVLQGEIFQGAPVQTVCPHCQQAITTKITYEIGLMSFLLGFFCCFVGCDLCCCLIPCLFDDFKDVTHTCPNCKAYIYTYKRMC, from the exons ATGTCCAACGACCCACCGCCACCGTACCCGGGAGGCCCCTCAGCACCGCCGATAGAGGAGAAGCACGGCCCGCCCCCTGCAACAG aTGGCGTCTCCCCGGTCATGGTGCAGCCTCAGGGGGCTCCCATCCCTCCTCCTGAATTTGGGCCCCCCCCATATGAGCCTCCACAGCCGGGGTTCATGCCCCCACACATGCCCACAGACAGCTCCGGGCCCTACGTGCCACCTG CAGGTTATTACCCACCCCCAGGTCCCCACCCTCCCATGGGCTACTACCCTGCCCCGGGCCACTACCCACCGCCTGGCGGCCACACGGCAACGGTGCTCGTCCCTTCAGGGACCGCCACCACAGTGACCGTGCTGCAGGGCGAGATCTTCCAGGGCGCTCCGGTGCAGACCGTGTGTCCCCACTGCCAGCAAGCCATCACCACCAAGATCACCTACGAGATTGGGCTCATGAGCTTCCTGCTGGGCTTCTTCTGCTGCTTCGTGGG GTGCgatctctgctgctgcctcatcCCCTGCCTGTTCGATGACTTCAAGGATGTGACACACACGTGTCCCAACTGCAAGGCCTATATCTACACGTACAAGCGCATGTGCTAA
- the CDIP1 gene encoding cell death-inducing p53-target protein 1 isoform X2: protein MSNDPPPPYPGGPSAPPIEEKHGPPPATDGVSPVMVQPQGAPIPPPEFGPPPYEPPQPGFMPPHMPTDSSGPYVPPGYYPPPGPHPPMGYYPAPGHYPPPGGHTATVLVPSGTATTVTVLQGEIFQGAPVQTVCPHCQQAITTKITYEIGLMSFLLGFFCCFVGCDLCCCLIPCLFDDFKDVTHTCPNCKAYIYTYKRMC, encoded by the exons ATGTCCAACGACCCACCGCCACCGTACCCGGGAGGCCCCTCAGCACCGCCGATAGAGGAGAAGCACGGCCCGCCCCCTGCAACAG aTGGCGTCTCCCCGGTCATGGTGCAGCCTCAGGGGGCTCCCATCCCTCCTCCTGAATTTGGGCCCCCCCCATATGAGCCTCCACAGCCGGGGTTCATGCCCCCACACATGCCCACAGACAGCTCCGGGCCCTACGTGCCACCTG GTTATTACCCACCCCCAGGTCCCCACCCTCCCATGGGCTACTACCCTGCCCCGGGCCACTACCCACCGCCTGGCGGCCACACGGCAACGGTGCTCGTCCCTTCAGGGACCGCCACCACAGTGACCGTGCTGCAGGGCGAGATCTTCCAGGGCGCTCCGGTGCAGACCGTGTGTCCCCACTGCCAGCAAGCCATCACCACCAAGATCACCTACGAGATTGGGCTCATGAGCTTCCTGCTGGGCTTCTTCTGCTGCTTCGTGGG GTGCgatctctgctgctgcctcatcCCCTGCCTGTTCGATGACTTCAAGGATGTGACACACACGTGTCCCAACTGCAAGGCCTATATCTACACGTACAAGCGCATGTGCTAA